The nucleotide window GCCTGCATTTGGATCTGATTATGGTATTCGTGCTATTGTTGAAGGTATCAAGATTGAACAAACAGACGATAGATATATCACTGATGAATTTGTAGAACGTGATGAAGAATTTTATGAAAGAAAATATTTCGGAAGTTTAGAAGCTGAATTTAAGTACCACAGTTCGGATAATAATCTGAATCCCACTAGAGGAATGAATTTTCTTTTAAATATAGGGGGGACTTCCAATTTTGATGACTTCGATTCCACATTCGGATATATTAATACGGATATTGGATTCTATAATGCTTTAACTAGAAATAGAAAGTTAGTTTTAAAAACTGATGCTCGTGCACAATTTAGGATAGGAGATGATTATATGTTCTATCAGGCTGCGAATTTAGGAGGTAGAAACGGACTTAGAGGTTATAGAACTGAGCGTTTTACCGGTCGAAGTTCATTTGTTGGTAGTGCAGATGTGAGATATAGCTTCCGTTCATTCCAAACAAAGATTTTGCCAATACAAATAGGGATATTTACCGGTTTTGATGTTGGTCGTGTTTGGGCTAAAGGTGAAAATTCTAAACAATGGCATAACGATTATGGGGGAGGCTTTTGGGTAACCGCTGCCGAATCTATATCTGGGACCTTCAACCTATTTCATGGAGCCGAAGGATTGCGTTTCTCATTTGGTTTCGGCTTAAATTTTTAAAAGAATAAATCTACATATTACAAATTGAAAGAGCTAATTCAAAAAGGGCTAGGCTTATTGTCACGTATCAAAAATAAGATAGCTTTTTATCCTACTATATTGAGTTTAGCAGGCTTGGCTTTTTCGTTTATCATGTATTATATTGAAAGTCGTGGGGTATCTTCCTATTTAAAAGAAGAATTACCCATGCTTGTAATTAACAATTCAGATACGGCTAGGGTTATTTTGTCTGTTTTTATTGGTGGTCTCATTTCAATAATGGTATTTAGCTTTTCAATGGTGATGATCCTGCTTAATCAGGCTAGTAGTAATTTCTCTCCGCGAGTTCTTCCAGGTTTAATTTCCAACAAAAAACACCAAATTATTTTGGGTATTTATAATGCCAGTCTTCTTTATTGCATTTTTACCTTGGTTGCAATAGAAGGGGAGGGGGATCAAGTAAACATGCCGGGATTTTCTGTATTGCTCTCCATTGTTTTTATGGTAATCTGCCTTGGAGCATTTATATACTTTTTGCATTCGATTTCCCAAGGAATTCAAGTGGATAATATTATAAGTAGGATAAAAGAAACAGGGATTAAACGAATGAGAAAATTTGTTAAACGCAATCAAGAGTCGACGACGAAACTTCCCCAGAAGAAAGCTTCTTATGTTTTTAAATCCAAGCGTTCTGGCTATTTGCAGAGTATCCAAATTAACTCCTTAAAAGAGAAATTGGCAGAAAATGATTTAATTCTGCAAACACTTATTCCTATTGGTTCATATGTTTTTGAAGGAACTCCCATGTTTAAAATATCTGAGCAACTGAACAAAGAGGATGAAGAGGATATTAGTGAATTATTTGTATATGCGAATAATGAACTGGTAAATGAAAATTACGTATTGGCGTTTAAACAAATAACCGAAATAGCCGTTAAGGCAATGTCGCCTGGAATTAACGACCCAGGAACTGCCATAAATGCCATAAATGCACTAACTGATTTATTTCTAGAACGAATTCAAATTAATAACCATAGTGAATATTTGCATAACGATAAGGTGGTTTTAAAAACCAAGGATTTTACCTTTAAGGAGATTTTACATGCAACTATGGCTTCTTTAAGAACTTATTGTACCAAAGATGTTTTGGTTTCCCAAAAATTAATGCAAATGCTTCTTCAGCTTTATGATCATAAAGCATTTGGTAAACCGTCTTTTAAAAAACAAGTTAGGAGGGAAATGAAGTTGTTATATAAAGACCTTAAGGGTAACCTCAAGAATGAATCAGATTTGAAAGCCTTTAAAAACCTGAAGTTCAAATGCTAGTTCGGCAGATAATTTTGAATAAATTCACAATCCGTTAAACCATTAAAAGCTAACAGTTTTGTCGCAGCATTTAGTAATTATTGGAGGTGGTTTTGCCGGAATTAATCTGGCTAAAAAAATGTGTGGTGATAAGGCTTATCATATAACTCTTATTGATAAGAATAACTATAACTTTTTTACGCCTCTAATTTATCAAGTTGGAACAGGTTATCTAGATCCCTCCTCAATTACTTATCCCTTTAGAAATCTGTTCCGAAAAAAAGAAAACGTACGTTTTAGGCTTGGCGAATTTGAAAAAGTGGACCTAACAAACAAGAAAGTAATTCTAAATAATGGAGAGGTAGCATATGACCATTTAATTATTGCCACTGGTACGCATACAAATTTCTTTGGAAATAAGTCGATAGAAGAAAAAGCTATTCCTATGAAAACCCTTGAGGATGCCCTCGAGATGCGAAACCTATTGCTGCAGCGGTTGGAATATGCAACAAGGTTAAAAAATAAGCAGGAAAGAATTCCTTGGCTAAATATGGTAATAGCAGGAGGGGGGGCTTCTGGTGTTGAAATTTCAGGGATTTTTGCAGAATTAAAAAATCAAACAATACGCAAAGAATTTCCCGAATTAGTGGATTCTGGCGCTAACATTTATTTGGTAAATAGTCGCGGTGAATTATTGACTCCAATGAGTAAAGAAAGCCAAAGTTACACCCTCGAAAAATTGACTCAAATGGGTGTAAAGGTAATTTTAAACACGAGGGTTTCAGGCTTTGATGGAGAGGTGGTTCAGTTAAGCAATGGTAGCCAAATAGAAAGCAAAAATTTAATTTGGGCAACAGGTGTTATTGGTTTTAAATTTGAAGGATTTCCAAATGAATCTTATGGTCCCGGGCACAGATTGAAGGTGAATGATTTTAATATGGTAGAGGGGGTAGATCATGTTTATGCCCTCGGTGATGCCTGTTTTATGCTAAGCGATCCTCAATTTACGTATGGTCACCCCCAATTAGCTCAGGTAGCTATTCAACAGGGGAAACTTTTGGCTGCTAATTTGAAGAGAATGGCTAAAGGAGATTCCTTGAAAGCATTTCGCTATGTTGACAAAGGTTCAATGGCGATAATCGGTGTTAACAAGGCAGTGGCTGATTTGCCTAAAATCCATTTTAATGGTGTATTTGCGTGGTTTCTTTGGATTTTTGTACATATTTTATCATTAATCAATTATAGAAACCGTTGGAGAACGTTTTACAATTGGTCCATAGAATACCTTACCAAAAATCAAGATCTTCGTTTAATAATTAGGCCAAAGGACAAAATTGATTGATTTGTTACTTTGGGTTTATACTTTTAAAAAATAGAAGATTTAATGGGTAATTTGAAGTTGCGATTTTAAATCAATTCTATAATGAAACTTTCAATTTTTAATTCTTAATATCCACTTAAGGCTCCACTCTTTTAAATCGCATTAACACCTTGTCATCAAGTTTAAGTACGAGTTTATCATTTTCTCCGAATTCGAAACTGTTGACTTTTGCCATTGCATTTCTGAAGAACTTTTCTCCTTCGCCACAGTACATCATCGTAGACGGACCAGGTTCGCCAAATGTTATATTAGCACCTACTAAATTAAATTCAGCCCCATAACCATTGCAGCCGCTATTGCCTTCTGCCCTCTTGCTGTCTTTTTTGAATTCTATTTTTGGGTTTTTAGAGGGAAATAATTCTGCAAAATCAGTGTCAGGCTCTGATAAATATTCCAGTTCCCATGCAGTTTCGTAAAGTTTTTCAGTGGGGACTTTTTGGGAGGTAACACAAGAGCCAATAATTAGAAATGAAATAAGTGCAATAATGGGGCATATGTTTTTCATATTAAATTCTTTTACCTGTTTAGTTTTGCCAAGGTCGTGATTTTTTTCAATATTATAAATAGGGAATTTATAACAACTTGATGGAACAAACCCTGCATATAAAAAGCATATTGTTGCGTGTGTTCAATTTCGTTATCTTTAAGGAAAACCAAAACAGATGAAACCGTTAAAAAAAGAGGATATACAACAGGAAGTGTTCGATCTTTACGATGATTATGCCCATAATCGACTTGATAGAAGAGGGTTTATAGAAAAATTGTCTGTCTATGCCGTAGGTGGTATAACTGTAGGATCCTTGTTAAGTTTTATTTCTCCCGATTACTTAAATACCATTTTGGTTCCTCAAGATGACCCTAGATTAGATTCCAAAACCATTACATATGAGTCTCCCAAAGGAGGTGGAACCATCAGTGGGCTGTTGTCGATGCCAAAAAATGCTTCCGGCAAGTTACCGGGAATTGTTGTGGTTCATGAAAATAGGGGCCTTAACCCATATATTGCAGATGTGGGTCGAAGAGCAGCTTTAGAAGGATTTATAAGCTTGGCACCAGATGCCTTAAGTCCCTTAGGAGGTTATCCTGGCAATGATGATGAAGGTCGTACCATGCAACGGCAGCGTGACAGATTTGAGATGCTGGAGGACTTTATTGCAGCCTTTGAGTATTTGAAAAATAATGAGAACTGCACAGGTAAAGTAGGTGTCGTCGGTTTCTGTTTTGGGGGCTGGATATCTAATATGATGGCCGTTAAATTGCCTGATTTAGGAGCAGCTGTACCATTTTATGGTGGGCAACCATCTGCTGAGGAGACGGCACAAATAAAAGCACCTCTACTTATTCATTATGGTGAATTAGATACAAGAGTGAATGCAGGATGGCCCGATTACGAAAAGGCGCTGAAAGAAAATAATGTGGATTATCAGATGTTTATGTATCCTAATGCTAATCATGGTTTTCATAACAATACGACGCCTAGATATGATGAGCAGGCTGCCAATCTAGCTTGGAAACGAACCATTGAATTTTTTGAAAAATATTTAAAGGTATAGGAGGCTTATTTATTCTTGATACTATTTAATTCAGCTTTTTAATTAAATGATAGGTGAATTCTATCATTTCCTTGAAATTCTCTTTGGATATTTTTTCGTCTATGCCATGAAATCGTGACATGTTTTCATTATTTATACGCATTGGATAAAAGCGATAGACCTCATCCGAAATATCATAAAAATATCGTGCATCTGTTCCTCCTCCAATCAACCCTGGTACTACGATAGAGGTAGGAAACATGGATCGAATTGTTTTTTCCAATCCTCTATACATATCCGAATCAATTGTCGATACTGGTGATGGATTGGTTAAGAAACCTACTTCCTCAACTTTCACTTTATCACTTACTGTATTTTCAATATGTTCCTTAACGGATTCAATACTTTCCCCAGGTAAAATCCGAAAATTAATTGTGGCTTCAGCAACTGTAGGTATAATATTGTTCTTTAATCCTCCATTTATTATTGTCGGAGCAGTAGTAGTATGGGAATTTAAACCTTCAAGTATAGGCTTTTTAAATAGCCAAGGATTGGCAAATGCCATACGTTTCCAAAAAGGAAATTCTGGGCCTAAATAATCAAATTGATAGGTAACCGGTTCCACTAGTCTATAAGGCAGTTGATTGTTTTCTAAGTCAACTATTGCCTTAGCCAAAATGCCAATGGTGTTTTCTTTTGGAGGTTGGGAACTATGTCCACCCAAAGTCTCAACAATCAATCTAAAAGAAGCAAATCCTTTTTCTGAAAGGTTAACCATTGCTGCTTCCCTGTCAAGACCAGGAATCATACCCTCAGCAATAAAACCACCTTCATCTAGGGTCATTGCTGCATGTACACCCTTTTGTTTCAAATGTTCTGCGATTTTGGCCGCTCCGTTACTTCCCCCAACTTCTTCGTCATGACCAAAGGCGAGATATATTGTTCTTTCGGGGGTGTAATTTTGTTCTAATAGTAACTCGATGGCTTCCATAACTGCAATTAAAGAACCTTTATCATCCATGGTTCCTCTACCAAGAATATATTCATCAGTTACCTTGCCATCGAAAGGTCCGGCTTCCCATTTATCTAAAGTCGGAGCATCCACGGGAACCACATCTTGATGGGACATAAAAATCAGAGGTTTTTTGGAATCATCAGAACCCTTCCAAGTATATAATAAGCTATAGACATTTATTTTCTCCAATGTCAATTTTTCATGAATTAAAGGATAGGTTTCAGTCAAGAAATCATGGAACCCATTAAAAGCGGTGCTATCTGGGACAGCGTCTTCACTATATGAAATGGTTTTAAATTGAATGGCTTTCCCTAAATTTTCGTAAACAGAATTAGGTATGGCAACCTCTGTAAGCTGCTCTGGTTCAACTTGCTTTGATGATAGAGATAGTGTGTTAAAAACAAGAATTCCAAAAAGTAATAAGGCAATTAGAAGAATTGCAAAAAGAATTTTTTTCATTTCGGTTAGTTAAGGCGGTCAATAAATTTAAAGCAATATCTATTAAAATGGTAACATTAGTAATAAATTAAAGGATTTTCAGAATAACTTTTGAACCATAGATGCGAAGAGTTTGAATATTTATTATTCATTTCAACAATAAACAAAACCCGCCTTTTGGCGGGTTTAAATTATCTTTAATTGAATTAATATAGGCGATAAGCGGGAGCTGGAATACCCTTCATCCTTAGCGAAACAAGAGCTTGAGCTCTGTGGTGAGTGATATGGTCTAAAATAAAATCAAAGGCTTTGGATTTCGGAAATTCAGGAGAATTTGGGTCGAAGGGGACTTTAAATGTAGCAGTCATATCCTTTTCAGTCATCGAAGCGAATTTGGCATCAAGAGCGTCCATAGATTCTTTTAACATTGCAATGCATTTTGCTTTATCTGCACCGATTTCTTTTTCCATTTTGGCGGCAGCCCCAAATTCCTCTGGGGTAGGCATTGGTTTGTCATTGATCAAAACATCTACTAAGAATTGGGTTGATAAAGCAATATGAGCTAATTGTTCCCCAAAACTTCTCACAGAATCTGTTGGCCTAAGGGTGTAACTGTCCGCTGGCATGGCCTCTGCTAATTCTAAGGTGTAGGTTTTGGTGCCTCCTAATAATGAACCGCCATCGGAAGCAGATTCATTTTTCGATATTGTGTTAGGATTATTTACAGAATAACAGGTTAGGGTTAAAAGGGCAAGAACTAATGATAATCGGATTTGTTTCATAATGGTTTGATTTTGTGAATCTTAAAGGTAATTAAAA belongs to Aegicerativicinus sediminis and includes:
- a CDS encoding DUF2254 domain-containing protein, which translates into the protein MKELIQKGLGLLSRIKNKIAFYPTILSLAGLAFSFIMYYIESRGVSSYLKEELPMLVINNSDTARVILSVFIGGLISIMVFSFSMVMILLNQASSNFSPRVLPGLISNKKHQIILGIYNASLLYCIFTLVAIEGEGDQVNMPGFSVLLSIVFMVICLGAFIYFLHSISQGIQVDNIISRIKETGIKRMRKFVKRNQESTTKLPQKKASYVFKSKRSGYLQSIQINSLKEKLAENDLILQTLIPIGSYVFEGTPMFKISEQLNKEDEEDISELFVYANNELVNENYVLAFKQITEIAVKAMSPGINDPGTAINAINALTDLFLERIQINNHSEYLHNDKVVLKTKDFTFKEILHATMASLRTYCTKDVLVSQKLMQMLLQLYDHKAFGKPSFKKQVRREMKLLYKDLKGNLKNESDLKAFKNLKFKC
- a CDS encoding NAD(P)/FAD-dependent oxidoreductase; this encodes MSQHLVIIGGGFAGINLAKKMCGDKAYHITLIDKNNYNFFTPLIYQVGTGYLDPSSITYPFRNLFRKKENVRFRLGEFEKVDLTNKKVILNNGEVAYDHLIIATGTHTNFFGNKSIEEKAIPMKTLEDALEMRNLLLQRLEYATRLKNKQERIPWLNMVIAGGGASGVEISGIFAELKNQTIRKEFPELVDSGANIYLVNSRGELLTPMSKESQSYTLEKLTQMGVKVILNTRVSGFDGEVVQLSNGSQIESKNLIWATGVIGFKFEGFPNESYGPGHRLKVNDFNMVEGVDHVYALGDACFMLSDPQFTYGHPQLAQVAIQQGKLLAANLKRMAKGDSLKAFRYVDKGSMAIIGVNKAVADLPKIHFNGVFAWFLWIFVHILSLINYRNRWRTFYNWSIEYLTKNQDLRLIIRPKDKID
- a CDS encoding META domain-containing protein yields the protein MKNICPIIALISFLIIGSCVTSQKVPTEKLYETAWELEYLSEPDTDFAELFPSKNPKIEFKKDSKRAEGNSGCNGYGAEFNLVGANITFGEPGPSTMMYCGEGEKFFRNAMAKVNSFEFGENDKLVLKLDDKVLMRFKRVEP
- a CDS encoding dienelactone hydrolase family protein; the encoded protein is MKPLKKEDIQQEVFDLYDDYAHNRLDRRGFIEKLSVYAVGGITVGSLLSFISPDYLNTILVPQDDPRLDSKTITYESPKGGGTISGLLSMPKNASGKLPGIVVVHENRGLNPYIADVGRRAALEGFISLAPDALSPLGGYPGNDDEGRTMQRQRDRFEMLEDFIAAFEYLKNNENCTGKVGVVGFCFGGWISNMMAVKLPDLGAAVPFYGGQPSAEETAQIKAPLLIHYGELDTRVNAGWPDYEKALKENNVDYQMFMYPNANHGFHNNTTPRYDEQAANLAWKRTIEFFEKYLKV
- a CDS encoding M20 family peptidase, giving the protein MKKILFAILLIALLLFGILVFNTLSLSSKQVEPEQLTEVAIPNSVYENLGKAIQFKTISYSEDAVPDSTAFNGFHDFLTETYPLIHEKLTLEKINVYSLLYTWKGSDDSKKPLIFMSHQDVVPVDAPTLDKWEAGPFDGKVTDEYILGRGTMDDKGSLIAVMEAIELLLEQNYTPERTIYLAFGHDEEVGGSNGAAKIAEHLKQKGVHAAMTLDEGGFIAEGMIPGLDREAAMVNLSEKGFASFRLIVETLGGHSSQPPKENTIGILAKAIVDLENNQLPYRLVEPVTYQFDYLGPEFPFWKRMAFANPWLFKKPILEGLNSHTTTAPTIINGGLKNNIIPTVAEATINFRILPGESIESVKEHIENTVSDKVKVEEVGFLTNPSPVSTIDSDMYRGLEKTIRSMFPTSIVVPGLIGGGTDARYFYDISDEVYRFYPMRINNENMSRFHGIDEKISKENFKEMIEFTYHLIKKLN
- a CDS encoding DinB family protein; translation: MKQIRLSLVLALLTLTCYSVNNPNTISKNESASDGGSLLGGTKTYTLELAEAMPADSYTLRPTDSVRSFGEQLAHIALSTQFLVDVLINDKPMPTPEEFGAAAKMEKEIGADKAKCIAMLKESMDALDAKFASMTEKDMTATFKVPFDPNSPEFPKSKAFDFILDHITHHRAQALVSLRMKGIPAPAYRLY